The following are from one region of the Cystobacter ferrugineus genome:
- a CDS encoding DUF3626 domain-containing protein, which yields MPPIDRYPRPNMFTQRDHHYAMGRPTSTHQRQFLNEAEENAAYQSDRHTEALYARGESRGYSRAEVDAGRRRMAETHSTINFNPAARLDDGTSVMEAMADDDYHRNMFETNISGAQLGQAQRQTVENSLYDNHYRGVPAYAHPSYGALNMTDSPHGTAPFAGDAHLRIRPETHDRATYSYFDSARANRSEDLGTRRHNDHVLYRTTNHTFDNVMGRRPSSPADPHGDYVEVQYHGRVRYGEDVESLNVHSRHRDTEIGGHARRFRDNHETKLYWVDDRGERRRSYGGDGGGYDRHEGYYR from the coding sequence ATGCCGCCCATTGACCGATATCCACGCCCCAACATGTTCACCCAGCGAGATCATCACTACGCCATGGGTAGGCCGACGAGTACGCACCAGCGGCAGTTCCTCAATGAGGCCGAGGAGAACGCCGCATATCAGTCGGACCGACACACCGAGGCGCTGTACGCGCGCGGGGAAAGTCGCGGGTATTCCAGGGCGGAGGTGGATGCGGGACGGAGGCGGATGGCCGAGACGCATAGCACCATCAACTTCAACCCCGCGGCGCGGCTGGACGACGGCACCTCGGTGATGGAGGCGATGGCCGATGACGACTATCACCGGAACATGTTCGAGACCAATATCAGCGGGGCACAGCTTGGCCAGGCCCAACGCCAAACCGTCGAGAACTCGCTGTACGACAACCACTACCGCGGGGTTCCGGCCTACGCCCACCCCTCGTACGGCGCGCTCAACATGACCGACAGTCCCCATGGCACGGCGCCCTTTGCCGGCGACGCCCACCTGAGAATCAGGCCGGAAACCCACGACCGGGCCACGTATAGCTATTTCGACTCGGCGCGTGCCAACCGGAGCGAGGACCTGGGCACGCGCAGGCACAACGATCACGTGCTCTACAGAACCACCAATCACACCTTCGACAATGTGATGGGCAGGCGCCCCTCCAGCCCCGCGGATCCCCATGGCGATTACGTCGAGGTGCAGTACCACGGACGGGTGCGTTACGGCGAAGACGTCGAAAGCCTGAACGTGCACAGCAGGCACCGCGACACCGAAATCGGGGGGCATGCGCGCCGCTTCCGCGACAACCACGAAACGAAGCTCTACTGGGTTGACGATCGTGGAGAGAGGCGCCGCTCCTACGGGGGTGACGGGGGGGGTTACGACCGGCACGAGGGCTACTACCGCTGA
- a CDS encoding penicillin acylase family protein translates to MRDARQLRHPHIHAIDLHDLLFLQGWVHAQDRLFQMDVRRRQASGTLAELLGAQALPSDVRMRTFGLRRAAERSLSVLSVRARAGLQAYAEGVNAYVARNPLPPEYAELRLTRVEPWTPVDSIAYLKLLLFFLSFELDIEDTVTLMAYQQAGLERGFNGTALYFQDVNRVQPFTPASTVPDSGAPVPWRPLPSALETDAVAARLDPAVLRLARQYREQGSAIPRLQEVEDELRAMGNLGSNAWVVSGRYTATGRPLFANDPHLPTEAPSAIYPIHLRSPSLDVAGGGFAGLPLVSFGHNRHVSWGITHNPTDVTDTFSERVVRDANSPSGLSTLYLGRREPVLALREVFRANRRGGGLDDIAVVPPGAGVPEFIYLVPRRDNGPLLTFDVEAGVGLSVQYTGFGATRDIEAAFHTSEARNLEEFRRASLYLDTGSSNLAYADIEGHIAYITTGEIPLREDLQAGYVAGLPPFFIRNGTGGNEWLAVRNPRPVQSIPYEILPVEELPQAIDPPAGWFANANNDPVALTLDNDPLNQLRPGGGLYYLSASYNRFRAGRITQVLRAQVAAGHVSLGDMEALQADTVLLDAQFFTPYLVRALTSGQDSGEPLLRELARRPDVAEAVGRLARWDFTTPTGIPEGYDASDVDGLRVAPTRAEVEASIAATLYSVWRGQLVREVIDRTLVANGIAREADGSRALVAVRHLLETFDGRGGVGASGLDFFARPGVASAEARRDVALLSAMARALELLRGPGFAPAFGGSARQEDYRWGRLHRVLFNHPLGPPYSIPPAGGTFPPPLEGLPGIPVDGGFETVDQSTHVVRGESAQAFMTFFVPGHRLVADLSRRRVRAHYSLSGGVSGVPGDPRSVELLPRWLTNDFIPLLTQPEELLRNIRSVDCFVP, encoded by the coding sequence GTGCGTGACGCGCGACAGCTTCGGCATCCCCACATCCATGCAATCGATCTCCATGACCTGCTCTTCCTCCAAGGGTGGGTGCACGCCCAGGATCGGCTGTTCCAGATGGACGTGCGCCGCCGTCAGGCGAGCGGCACCCTGGCCGAGCTGCTCGGAGCCCAGGCGCTGCCCAGCGACGTGCGGATGCGTACCTTCGGGCTGAGGCGTGCCGCAGAGCGCAGCCTCTCCGTGCTGTCCGTCCGTGCGCGCGCGGGGCTCCAGGCCTACGCCGAAGGAGTCAATGCCTACGTCGCTCGCAACCCGCTCCCGCCCGAATACGCGGAGCTCCGGCTGACGCGCGTCGAGCCGTGGACGCCCGTGGACAGCATCGCCTACCTCAAGCTGCTCCTGTTCTTCCTGTCCTTCGAGCTCGACATCGAAGACACGGTCACCTTGATGGCCTACCAGCAGGCGGGGCTGGAGCGAGGTTTCAACGGCACGGCGCTCTACTTCCAGGATGTCAATCGTGTACAGCCCTTCACCCCCGCATCCACCGTGCCGGACTCGGGCGCGCCGGTGCCCTGGCGTCCCCTGCCGTCCGCACTCGAGACGGACGCCGTGGCGGCCAGACTCGATCCGGCCGTCCTCCGCCTCGCGCGCCAGTACCGCGAGCAGGGGAGCGCCATCCCCAGGTTGCAGGAGGTGGAAGACGAGCTCCGCGCCATGGGGAACCTGGGTTCCAATGCGTGGGTGGTGTCCGGGCGGTACACCGCTACGGGGCGGCCGCTGTTCGCCAATGATCCGCACCTCCCGACCGAGGCGCCCTCCGCCATCTACCCCATCCACTTGCGGTCCCCGTCTCTCGATGTCGCCGGTGGCGGCTTCGCCGGGCTGCCGCTGGTGAGCTTTGGTCACAACCGGCACGTGTCCTGGGGCATCACCCACAACCCCACGGATGTGACGGACACCTTCTCCGAGCGCGTGGTGCGGGACGCGAACTCCCCCAGCGGGTTGAGCACCCTCTACCTGGGGAGGCGGGAGCCGGTGCTGGCCCTGCGCGAGGTGTTCCGCGCCAACCGGCGCGGCGGGGGCCTGGATGACATCGCCGTCGTGCCTCCTGGAGCGGGCGTGCCGGAGTTCATCTACCTCGTCCCTCGCCGCGACAATGGTCCACTGCTGACGTTCGACGTGGAGGCTGGCGTGGGGCTGAGCGTCCAGTACACCGGCTTTGGTGCCACGCGGGACATCGAGGCCGCCTTCCATACCTCCGAGGCGCGCAACCTGGAGGAATTCCGCAGGGCGTCGCTGTACTTAGACACGGGCTCGTCGAACCTCGCCTACGCTGACATCGAGGGCCATATCGCTTACATCACCACCGGGGAGATCCCACTGCGAGAGGATCTGCAAGCCGGGTACGTGGCGGGCCTGCCGCCGTTCTTCATCCGCAACGGCACGGGCGGCAATGAGTGGCTCGCCGTGCGCAACCCGCGGCCGGTGCAGTCAATCCCTTATGAGATCCTCCCGGTGGAGGAGCTGCCCCAAGCCATCGATCCCCCCGCGGGTTGGTTCGCCAATGCCAACAATGATCCGGTAGCCCTCACGCTCGACAACGATCCGCTCAACCAGCTCCGCCCTGGAGGAGGCCTCTATTACCTCAGCGCTTCCTACAATCGCTTCCGCGCCGGCCGCATCACCCAGGTGCTGCGCGCGCAGGTGGCCGCCGGCCATGTCTCGCTCGGAGACATGGAGGCCTTGCAGGCCGACACCGTCCTCCTGGACGCGCAGTTCTTCACTCCCTATCTCGTTCGCGCGCTGACGTCCGGACAGGACAGCGGCGAGCCCCTGCTGCGCGAGCTGGCCCGGCGGCCGGATGTGGCGGAGGCCGTCGGACGGCTGGCGCGCTGGGACTTCACCACGCCCACCGGCATTCCCGAGGGGTATGACGCCTCGGACGTGGACGGGCTGAGAGTCGCGCCGACACGTGCCGAGGTGGAAGCGAGCATCGCGGCCACGCTGTATTCCGTGTGGCGCGGGCAGCTCGTGCGGGAGGTGATTGACCGGACGCTGGTGGCGAATGGCATTGCGCGTGAAGCGGATGGTTCCCGGGCGTTGGTGGCGGTGCGGCACCTGCTGGAGACGTTCGACGGACGGGGTGGGGTCGGGGCGTCAGGCCTGGACTTCTTCGCCCGCCCGGGTGTGGCGAGCGCGGAGGCTCGCCGGGACGTGGCCCTGCTGTCGGCCATGGCGCGTGCGCTCGAGCTCCTGCGGGGCCCGGGCTTTGCTCCAGCCTTCGGAGGCTCGGCACGCCAGGAGGACTACCGCTGGGGCCGGCTGCACCGGGTCCTCTTCAATCATCCGCTCGGGCCCCCGTACTCCATCCCCCCGGCCGGAGGCACCTTCCCCCCGCCGCTGGAGGGCTTGCCCGGAATCCCCGTGGACGGGGGCTTCGAGACGGTGGACCAGTCCACCCATGTCGTCCGGGGAGAGTCCGCCCAGGCGTTCATGACATTCTTCGTCCCAGGCCATCGGCTCGTGGCGGACCTGTCGCGCCGGCGAGTCAGAGCCCACTACTCCCTGTCCGGGGGCGTGAGCGGAGTGCCTGGCGACCCGCGGTCCGTGGAACTGCTGCCGCGCTGGTTGACCAACGACTTTATTCCCCTGCTCACCCAGCCGGAGGAGCTGTTGCGGAACATCCGGAGCGTGGATTGTTTCGTGCCTTGA
- a CDS encoding HesB/IscA family protein: protein MDTTTTPAQTTPSAQGAPAPAVRLTEAAVAQVKKVIQDQGFQDYLFSIRVVPAGCSGLGYDLNMVREAKPHDIQWEQDGVKITTDALSSQYLAGTEIDFVSSITGAGFKFNNPNAKSSCGCGTSFST from the coding sequence ATGGACACCACGACGACCCCCGCTCAAACGACCCCCTCCGCCCAGGGCGCGCCCGCTCCCGCGGTGCGGCTCACCGAGGCCGCCGTGGCCCAGGTGAAGAAGGTCATCCAGGACCAGGGCTTCCAGGACTACCTCTTCTCCATCCGGGTGGTGCCGGCCGGCTGCAGCGGCCTGGGCTACGACCTGAACATGGTGCGCGAGGCCAAGCCCCACGACATCCAGTGGGAGCAGGATGGCGTGAAGATCACCACCGACGCGCTGAGCAGCCAGTACCTGGCGGGCACGGAGATCGACTTCGTCTCCTCCATCACCGGCGCGGGCTTCAAGTTCAACAACCCGAACGCGAAGTCCTCCTGCGGCTGCGGCACCTCGTTCTCCACCTGA
- a CDS encoding transporter substrate-binding domain-containing protein, with protein MKRPSLGAVVLLLAVALPYSASASVPTPARLRDSGVLRVALDATYPPMEFLQEGKPVGFDVDLASPCH; from the coding sequence GTGAAGCGCCCCTCGCTCGGGGCAGTGGTGCTGCTGCTGGCGGTGGCCCTTCCCTACTCCGCATCCGCCAGCGTTCCGACTCCAGCGCGGCTGCGCGACTCGGGCGTGCTGCGGGTGGCCCTCGACGCCACCTACCCTCCCATGGAGTTCCTCCAGGAGGGCAAGCCCGTGGGCTTCGACGTCGACCTCGCCTCGCCCTGCCACTGA
- a CDS encoding tetratricopeptide repeat protein, with product MESLNQLLAAGRFKEASEQATKRLAQKPGDTEALIALARVAVSSGENEKAEQLLTRADPSGKGNDPEVLLARATLAMRRQQWDKAWEFYRPLVETPTPRVEALYGLGIALCALGEPLKACAALDDAMQLAPTHPDIRYELGRAYMLYGNQVEAGYHFIRGLRLNPKDERGYHAVAYLASGRGKRRSARRVLELGLKQVPGSKLLRDALQSLTSAPSAKDTPEAREQRAVFEQASEMVKGLRTREALELMNAAYKRGMRATVWLKLLEAEACERQKSPDFAGALRAYEEALALDPKDWVAHNNMALFLLRQRGPDALERAIKALEQAHDCAPQEPEPVLNLAISYAKARQKEKAQELARRLVDNLPAQHPFLPAAQALLGNGTPRPSVWKVKSTKGK from the coding sequence ATGGAGTCCCTCAATCAATTACTGGCGGCGGGCCGTTTCAAGGAAGCCTCGGAGCAGGCCACGAAGCGTCTGGCCCAGAAGCCAGGAGATACCGAAGCCCTCATCGCGCTCGCCCGGGTGGCCGTGTCTTCTGGAGAGAACGAGAAGGCCGAGCAATTGCTGACGCGCGCGGACCCCTCCGGCAAGGGCAACGATCCGGAAGTGCTCCTGGCGCGCGCGACCCTGGCCATGCGGCGCCAGCAATGGGACAAGGCGTGGGAGTTCTACCGCCCGCTCGTCGAGACGCCCACGCCCCGGGTCGAGGCGTTGTATGGCCTGGGCATCGCGCTGTGCGCCCTGGGCGAGCCGCTCAAGGCGTGCGCCGCGCTCGATGACGCCATGCAGCTCGCCCCCACGCACCCCGACATCCGCTACGAGCTGGGACGGGCCTACATGTTGTACGGCAACCAGGTCGAGGCGGGGTACCACTTCATCCGGGGCCTGCGGCTCAACCCCAAGGACGAGCGGGGCTACCATGCCGTGGCCTACCTGGCATCGGGGCGGGGCAAGCGGCGCTCGGCCCGGCGCGTGCTGGAGCTGGGTCTGAAGCAGGTGCCCGGCTCCAAGCTGCTGCGCGACGCGCTCCAGTCCCTCACCTCGGCGCCGTCCGCGAAGGACACCCCGGAGGCGCGAGAGCAGCGGGCCGTCTTCGAGCAGGCCTCGGAGATGGTGAAGGGCCTGCGTACCCGCGAGGCGCTCGAGCTGATGAACGCGGCGTACAAACGGGGCATGCGCGCCACCGTGTGGCTCAAGCTGCTGGAGGCCGAGGCGTGTGAGCGACAGAAGTCCCCGGATTTCGCCGGGGCCCTGCGCGCCTACGAGGAGGCGCTGGCGCTGGATCCCAAGGACTGGGTGGCCCACAACAACATGGCCCTGTTCCTCTTGCGCCAGAGAGGCCCGGACGCGTTGGAGCGTGCCATCAAGGCGCTGGAGCAGGCGCACGACTGTGCGCCCCAGGAGCCCGAGCCCGTGTTGAACCTGGCCATCTCCTACGCCAAGGCCAGGCAGAAGGAGAAGGCGCAGGAGCTGGCACGCCGGCTCGTCGACAACCTTCCCGCGCAGCATCCCTTCCTGCCCGCGGCACAAGCGCTGCTGGGAAATGGCACGCCGCGCCCCTCCGTCTGGAAGGTGAAGAGCACCAAGGGCAAGTAG